Proteins from a genomic interval of Gordonia sp. SL306:
- a CDS encoding organic hydroperoxide resistance protein, translating into MKAIYTAEALATGDGRNGHARTSDGKVDVDLDMPTELGGSGVGTNPEQLFAAGYAACFHSALRLVAGQAGADVTDSAVGARVSLGSTESGGFGLAVELEVSLPSVDDATAKSLVDKAHEVCPYSNATRGNIDVALSLADD; encoded by the coding sequence ATGAAGGCGATCTACACGGCAGAGGCACTGGCGACCGGCGACGGTCGTAACGGACATGCCCGGACCTCCGATGGCAAGGTCGACGTCGACCTCGACATGCCGACGGAACTCGGCGGTTCCGGGGTCGGCACGAACCCCGAGCAGCTCTTCGCGGCCGGGTATGCCGCCTGCTTTCACAGCGCCCTGCGACTCGTGGCCGGCCAGGCAGGCGCAGACGTGACCGATTCTGCTGTCGGCGCCCGGGTTTCGCTCGGCTCCACCGAATCCGGCGGTTTCGGACTCGCGGTCGAGCTCGAGGTGTCACTCCCCTCGGTCGATGACGCAACAGCGAAGTCGCTGGTCGACAAGGCCCACGAGGTGTGCCCGTACTCCAATGCGACACGCGGCAACATCGACGTCGCACTCTCGCTCGCCGATGACTGA
- a CDS encoding MarR family winged helix-turn-helix transcriptional regulator, whose amino-acid sequence MTSVRLDDQLCFALYTASRAVIAAQRPGLRELGLTYPQYLAMLVLWEEDEISVGRLCRRLHLDSGTVSPLVRRLETLGYLTRRRSDDDERSVTVALTPDGIALGGQADCVYESLTSAIADAAAEDSGARDSGPAESGPAESVTDVSFDTAALIALRTTLHELTDELRRHLDAPASPKGIES is encoded by the coding sequence GTGACCTCCGTTCGACTCGACGACCAGCTCTGCTTCGCCCTCTACACGGCATCCCGTGCGGTGATCGCGGCGCAGCGCCCCGGTCTGCGTGAACTCGGACTCACATATCCGCAGTACCTCGCGATGCTCGTGCTGTGGGAAGAAGACGAGATCTCGGTCGGCCGGCTGTGCCGGCGACTCCACCTCGACTCCGGGACCGTGTCACCACTCGTCCGACGACTCGAGACGCTCGGCTACCTCACCCGTCGCAGATCCGACGACGACGAGCGATCGGTCACCGTTGCCCTCACTCCCGACGGGATCGCCTTGGGCGGACAGGCGGATTGCGTCTACGAATCCCTCACGTCGGCGATCGCCGATGCCGCCGCGGAGGATTCCGGCGCAAGAGATTCGGGCCCAGCGGAATCGGGCCCAGCGGAATCGGTCACCGACGTCTCGTTCGACACCGCGGCACTCATCGCGCTCCGCACCACCCTGCACGAACTCACCGACGAGTTGCGTCGACACCTCGACGCGCCCGCATCACCGAAAGGAATCGAATCATGA